One Setaria viridis chromosome 7, Setaria_viridis_v4.0, whole genome shotgun sequence genomic region harbors:
- the LOC117863859 gene encoding uncharacterized protein has protein sequence MEGNNLPSGSLMQGTNYGSLDLHHNHMQMHAPNSGNQGFNHSQMPSNFPIHLNQVTDSDQLSEFQFGEHGKANHHHQHHNQQHTKNSMSDDEEHGVNEDATDSQTGKGKKGSAWHRMKWTDSMVKLLITAASYTGEDPGADSGGRRNCAMMQKKGKWKAISKVMGQRGCLVSPQQCEDKFNDLNKRYKRLTDLLGRGTTCRIVANPELLDSMANLSDKTKDDARKILSSKHLFYEEMCSYHNNNRFSLPEDPALQRSLQLALKCKDEHDTRRRASGDADEDDQSADTDYEEENDDEHPVVHVNKGTLPVHKRMRYMADQEDVGFGNSSSSHDCSRRSDPLSITVDINKVFPDGTNLALVQKDLATQSAEIEKQRMEIEAEALELAKQRHKWERFSKKKDRELEKMRLENEQMKIENRRLELEVRHKELELELRLKGNRSQAWHDNI, from the coding sequence ATGGAAGGAAATAACCTACCCTCTGGAAGCTTGATGCAAGGAACAAATTATGGTAGTTTAGACTTGCATCACAACCACATGCAAATGCATGCTCCAAACTCTGGAAACCAGGGCTTCAACCACTCTCAGATGCCCAGCAATTTCCCCATTCATCTGAATCAGGTTACAGATTCTGATCAGCTGTCTGAATTTCAATTTGGAGAACATGGCAAGGCCAACCACCATCACCAACACCACAACCAGCAGCACACAAAGAATAGCATGAGCGATGATGAGGAACATGGTGTCAATGAGGATGCCACTGATAGCCAGACCGGCAAGGGCAAGAAGGGCTCGGCATGGCATCGGATGAAGTGGACTGATTCAATGGTTAAGCTTTTAATTACTGCAGCATCTTACACCGGGGAGGATCCAGGAGCTGATTCAGGAGGTAGGAGGAACTGTGCAATGATGCAGAAGAAAGGCAAGTGGAAGGCCATATCAAAAGTCATGGGTCAGCGAGGTTGTCTTGTATCGCCACAGCAGTGTGAGGATAAGTTCAATGACCTCAATAAGAGGTATAAGAGGCTTACAGATCTCCTTGGTCGGGGTACTACTTGCAGAATTGTGGCGAATCCAGAACTTCTGGATAGCATGGCTAATCTCTCAGATAAGACAAAAGATGATGCGAGGAAGATATTGAGCTCTAAGCACTTGTTCTATGAGGAGATGTGCTCCTACCACAACAATAACCGGTTTAGTTTACCTGAAGATCCTGCACTTCAGCGCTCATTGCAGCTTGCTCTGAAGTGTAAAGATGAGCATGATACAAGGAGGAGAGCGAGTGGAGATGCTGATGAAGATGATCAAAGTGCGGACACTGATTATGAGGAAGAGAATGATGATGAGCATCCCGTGGTGCATGTCAATAAAGGGACCCTGCCTGTGCATAAAAGAATGCGGTACATGGCGGATCAGGAGGATGTAGGTTTTGGCAACTCTTCCAGCTCACATGACTGTAGCAGGAGATCCGATCCCCTTAGCATTACAGTGGATATTAACAAAGTTTTCCCGGATGGAACTAACTTAGCTTTGGTGCAAAAAGACTTGGCTACACAGTCTGCGGAGATTGAGAAACAGCGCATGGAAATTGAAGCTGAGGCACTGGAGCTTGCAAAGCAACGCCACAAGTGGGAGAGGTTTAGTAAGAAGAAGGACAGAGAACTAGAAAAGATGAGGTTGGAGAATGAACAAATGAAGATTGAGAATAGACGTTTGGAGCTGGAGGTAAGACACAAGGAGCTGGAGCTTGAACTCAGGCTAAAAGGGAATCGCAGTCAGGCGTGGCACGATAACATCTAA
- the LOC117863425 gene encoding tubby-like F-box protein 14, with translation MSFRSIVRDVRDGLGSLSRRGFEVKLLGHRRGKSHGAVHELHDPAPVIQSSCWANLPPELLRDVIERLEASEATWPNRKNVVSCAAVCRTWREMCKEIVKNPEFSGKITFPVSLKQPGPRDATIQCFIKRDKSTQTYYLYLCLSTAVLVESGKFLLCAKRTSRPTCTEYTIFMNSENISRSSKMYIGKLRSNLLGTKFAIYDTQPPCNAAQPGKTSRRFYSRKVSPKVSSSTYNIAQVSYELNVLGTRGPRRMNCVMHSIPASSLEAGGTVPCQPDSVLTRPLDESFGSISFSKSSVMDHSMRFSSTRFSEVSMGSHRIGDMALGDNDECNERPLILRNKAPRWHEQLQCWCLNFRGRVTVASVKNFQLVAATQPSAGAPTPSQAAPAPPPEHEKVILQFGKVAKDMFTMDYRYPLSAFQAFAICLSSFDTKLACE, from the exons ATGTCCTTCCGCAGCATTGTGCGTGATGTAAGGGATGGACTTGGGAGCTTGTCTCGAAGAGGGTTTGAGGTGAAACTTCTGGGCCACCGCAGAGGGAAATCTCATGGTGCTGTCCATGAGTTGCATGATCCAGCTCCGGTGATCCAGAGCAGTTGCTGGGCTAATTTGCCCCCTGAGTTGCTTCGAGATGTAATCGAGAGGTTGGAGGCCAGTGAAGCCACATGGCCTAATAGGAAGAATGTTGTTTCTTGTGCGGCTGTTTGTCGAACCTGGAGAGAGATGTGCAAAGAGATTGTTAAGAATCCAGAGTTTTCTGGAAAAATCACTTTTCCTGTGTCCCTCAAGCAG CCTGGGCCTCGAGATGCAACCATCCAGTGCTTCATCAAAAGGGATAAATCTACCCAAACGTACTACCTATATCTGTGTCTTAGCACAG CTGTGCTTGTTGAAAGTGGCAAGTTCCTCTTATGCGCAAAACGAACCTCCCGGCCAACCTGTACAGAATATACGATATTTATGAACTCTGAAAATATATCTAGATCAAGCAAAATGTACATCGGAAAGCTGAG GTCAAATCTCCTCGGCACAAAGTTTGCAATATATGATACCCAGCCTCCATGCAATGCAGCACAACCAGGGAAAACAAGCCGTAggttctactccaggaaggtgTCGCCAAAGGTCTCTTCCAGCACCTATAACATAGCACAGGTTTCATATGAGCTGAATGTCTTGGGTACTCGGGGCCCTAGGCGGATGAACTGTGTTATGCATTCCATCCCTGCCTCATCCCTTGAGGCTGGTGGCACTGTTCCATGCCAGCCAGACAGTGTCCTCACCCGCCCCCTTGATGAGTCATTTGGCAGCatttccttctccaagtcaTCTGTTATGGATCATTCCATGCGTTTCAGCAGCACAAGATTCTCCGAAGTCTCCATGGGCAGCCACCGGATTGGAGACATGGCATTGGGTGACAATGATGAGTGCAATGAGAGGCCATTGATTCTCCGCAACAAGGCCCCAAGATGGCACGAGCAGTTGCAATGCTGGTGCCTCAATTTTAGGGGCAGAGTAACAGTCGCATCTGTCAAGAACTTCCAGCTTGTAGCCGCAACACAGCCCTCTGCTGGGGCCCCAACCCCGTCACAGGCTGCCCCAGCACCGCCACCAGAGCATGAAAAGGTGATCCTACAATTTGGGAAGGTGGCCAAGGATATGTTCACAATGGACTACCGTTATCCACTCTCAGCCTTCCAGGCCTTTGCAATCTGCCTGAGCAGCTTTGACACCAAGCTGGCCTGCGAATAA
- the LOC117863424 gene encoding uncharacterized protein, producing the protein MAAPLLISSGPGDSISYPRGKSGKPERVFPKTLQQIATAGVDRRSRRGSFPAAMSQILLRRLSAHSHVIRGHGCRGLSSAVYGGGGERRRASALPPQDEENRAVRVSVWWDFENCNIPTGVNVCRVAPRVSAALRAAGIRGPLSITAFGDVLQLARSSQEALAATGVSISHVPRSGKNSSDRSFMADLVYWIAQNPPPVHFFLISGDRDFANLLHRLRMSNYNVLLACPSCATSSVLCSAATVMWPWDALVKGEDFLPKRFNHPPDGLHGSWYGHYKGALDDPFLEKESKEPIKVPSDSEHCSVRSDTKHGSIPKYVTNAILEALHPYPQGTSLSHLRDLLLRNSILTGTDFFGHKKFSYLLQSMPDIVELVDPPPGENQPRVILVNKRVLKPGDGSCKTLSSAQCNVRDNNLTRTPQNDKKHPSLMSTPEVNSKPLSSSQSIDRTRSFTENVNENPPTFSVSSSPLVVLSEDKKKYQTADASAQTESPTKHTEVDERVTPGTPSSSEAANAVNKDGLLKRIWILWNGPENAKSEVSQNCESASAEVVDDLRMPLQEHNADNCIETSRRIHKTSSKDDLSNGTNSTAAVSANLSISSGDDNSEKIKRDPSILENPEPCSRPASVSTGKAGEKDSSEKNKGIFSWASRWWTFGKSGADNSRTDRNVADEPTDSIEEFESSNASTCGREQQVVNEVFAKAHLWDVLEQQLSKPLGSEVVLKAKTREELAQGLQKLGCWPLKGLFEKDLHHLVHLLISEKKWIEETTSRIFPFRLTLPHRRTCVPSNSSKSAALSSIFIKGRPQKGKYVDDNSKKSKPLTREEILSDCHKVLKELVSQHKYGFNISIFKLRFAQKHGYELDHHKLGYPDLASLLQIMPGARIKFPRVLPAENGNGLPGSKGSGNKNNGDDLTWEELGPVSATTETAAAEVDKEMCYRPPTPSDDEFSDSDNQTDQHPRTNAEQSSLLQIIDSWNSSKDDVCCKRPQDIDGLVDCSKSNPDHLDNLAAGNEQRSTRLSRKQYSFVSDSEEDKEKDKLVESVLGSLQKAQGSKLRN; encoded by the exons ATGGCGGCTCCTCTCTTGATCTCTTCTGGTCCAGGTGATTCCATTTCGTACCCTCGTGGCAAAAGCGGAAAGCCGGAAAGGGTTTTTCCCAAAACCCTGCAACAAATCGCAACCGCCGGCGTCGATCGGCGCAGCCGCCGCGGATCCTTTCCCGCCGCCATGTCCCAGATCCTCCTCCGACGCCTCTCTGCACACTCCCACGTCATCCGCGGCCACGGGTGCCGCGGCCTCAGCTCCGCAgtctacggcggcggcggcgagaggcggCGGGCCTCGGCTCTGCCGCCGCAGGATGAGGAGAACCGGGCGGTGCGGGTGTCGGTGTGGTGGGACTTCGAGAACTGCAACATCCCCACCGGCGTCAACGTCTGCCGCGTCGCCCCGCGCGTGtccgccgccctccgcgccgCGGGCATCCGCGGGCCGCTCTCCATCACCGCCTTCGGCGACGTGCTGCAGCTCGCGCGGTCCTCGCAGGAGGCGCTCGCCGCTACGGGGGTCTCCATCTCCCACGTCCCACGCA GTGGGAAGAATAGTTCTGACCGTTCCTTTATGGCTGATCTTGTCTACTGGATTGCTCAGAACCCTCCACCAGTTCATTTTTTCCTTATATCTGGGGATAGAGATTTTGCAAACCTCTTGCATCGTTTGCGAATGAGCAACTACAATGTACTGCTTGCTTGTCCTAGTTGCGCTACCAGTAGTGTACTGTGCAGTGCAGCAACAGTTATGTGGCCTTGGGATGCCTTAGTTAAAGGGGAGGATTTCTTACCAAAACGTTTTAATCACCCACCGGATGGTTTACATGGATCTTGGTATGGTCACTACAAAGGAGCCCTGGATGATCCCTTCCTGGAGAAGGAATCAAAGGAACCCATCAAGGTACCATCTGATTCCGAGCATTGTTCAGTACGATCTGATACCAAGCATGGCTCAATCCCCAAATATGTAACCAATGCAATTCTGGAGGCACTACACCCATATCCTCAAGGGACAAGCCTCTCACATCTCCGAGATCTTCTTCTGAGGAACAGCATTCTTACAGGTACAGATTTCTTTGGCCACAAGAAATTCTCTTACCTTCTTCAATCAATGCCAGATATTGTTGAATTGGTAGATCCTCCGCCTGGTGAAAACCAGCCGCGTGTAATTTTGGTCAACAAAAGAGTGCTGAAGCCTGGTGATGGAAGTTGTAAGACCCTTAGCTCAGCTCAATGTAATGTCAGGGACAATAACCTCACCCGAACACCACAAAATGATAAGAAGCATCCATCTTTGATGTCAACCCCTGAAGTAAATTCTAAGCCACTAAGTTCTTCTCAAAGTATTGACAGGACCAGAAGCTTCACAGAGAATGTAAATGAAAATCCACCTACATTTTCTGTCTCATCTTCCCCATTGGTTGTGCTATCTGAGGACAAAAAGAAGTACCAAACGGCTGATGCGAGTGCACAGACAGAGTCACCAACAAAGCACACGGAAGTTGATGAAAGGGTTACCCCTGGAACTCCCTCTTCCTCAGAGGCGGCAAATGCTGTTAACAAAGATGGACTCCTTAAAAGGATCTGGATACTGTGGAATGGCCCCGAGAATGCCAAGTCTGAGGTTTCTCAAAATTGTGAAAGCGCTTCTGCTGAAGTGGTTGATGATTTGCGAATGCCTCTGCAAGAGCATAATGCTGATAACTGTATAGAAACTTCGAGGAGGATCCATAAGACCTCTTCCAAAGATGACCTCTCAAATGGCACCAATAGTACTGCAGCAGTAAGTGCTAATTTGTCAATTTCATCTGGCGATGACAATTCTGAAAAAATAAAGAGAGATCCATCAATTCTTGAAAATCCAGAACCATGCAGTAGACCTGCATCTGTTTCCACAGGTAAAGCTGGAGAGAAGGATTCTTCTGAAAAGAATAAGGGCATCTTTAGCTGGGCTTCGAGGTGGTGGACATTTGGAAAATCAGGTGCAGATAATAGTAGAACCGACAGAAATGTTGCTGATGAACCAACTGACTCAATTGAAGAATTTGAATCTTCAAATGCTTCAACTTGTGGAAGAGAGCAACAGGTGGTTAATGAAGTATTTGCAAAGGCTCACTTGTGGGATGTTTTGGAGCAACAGTTATCAAAACCTCTTGGGTCTGAGGTTGTTTTGAAAGCGAAGACAAG GGAGGAACTGGCACAAGGATTGCAGAAGCTAGGTTGTTGGCCTTTGAAAGGCCTCTTTGAGAAAGATCTGCATCATCTGGTACATTTGTTAATTTCGGAAAAGAAATGGATTGAAGAAACTACTTCAAGAATTTTCCCTTTCCGTCTTACCCTCCCTCACAGGAGAACATGTGTTCCATCGAATTCCAGCAAGTCCGCTGCTCTTAGTTCCATTTTTATCAAGGGGAGGCCCCAGAAGGGCAAATATGTGGATGATAACAGTAAGAAAAGCAAGCCTCTTACTAGGGAGGAGATACTGTCAGACTGTCACAAGGTGTTGAAGGAGCTTGTGTCGCAGCATAAATACGGATTCAACATCAGCATTTTCAAGCTTCGCTTTGCTCAGAAGCATGGATATGAGCTTGATCATCATAAGCTTGGGTATCCGGACCTTGCATCACTGTTGCAGATTATGCCTGGTGCAAGGATAAAATTCCCAAGGGTTCTACCTGCGGAAAATGGGAATGGCCTGCCTGGCAGCAAGGGAAGTGGAAACAAAAACAATGGCGATGACTTGACCTGGGAGGAGCTTGGTCCTGTATCTGCCACTACTGAAACTGCTGCTGCGGAGGTCGATAAGGAAATGTGCTACCGTCCTCCCACTCCTTCAGATGATGAATTCTCAGATAGCGACAATCAAACAGACCAACATCCTAGAACAAATGCTGAGCAGAGCTCGCTTCTCCAAATCATTGATTCGTGGAATAGTAGCAAGGATGATGTTTGTTGCAAGAGACCTCAAGACATTGACGGGCTTGTGGACTGTTCTAAGAGCAACCCGGATCATCTTGACAATCTGGCGGCAGGGAACGAGCAAAGGTCTACAAGGCTATCACGGAAGCAGTACTCTTTCGTGTCGGACtctgaagaagataaagagaagGATAAGCTGGTTGAGAGTGTCCTGGGCAGTCTGCAAAAGGCGCAGGGTTCAAAGTTGCGAAATTGA